A genome region from Hippopotamus amphibius kiboko isolate mHipAmp2 chromosome 1, mHipAmp2.hap2, whole genome shotgun sequence includes the following:
- the LOC130837854 gene encoding translation machinery-associated protein 7-like, whose protein sequence is MSGRKGGKKKPLKQPKKQAKEMDEEDKAFKQKQKEEQKKLEELKAKSVGKGPLATGGIKKSGKK, encoded by the coding sequence ATGTCGGGCCGCAAAGGTGGCAAGAAGAAGCCCCTGAAGCAGCCGAAGAAGCAAGCCAAGGAGATGGATGAGGAAGATAAGGCATTCAAGCAGAAACAGAAGGAGGAGCAAAAAAAACTCGAGGAGCTAAAAGCAAAGTCTGTGGGGAAAGGCCCCCTGGCCACAGGTGGAATTAAGAAATCTGGCAAAAAGTAA